ACGGGGGCGGCGTGGAGCCTGCTGTCGGGCGCGGCCCTGCCCCTCGCGCTGATGCGCGCGGCGGTGGGCTTGGGCCTGGTCGTGTTCCTGTTGCGGCGCGCCCAGCCCACCGGGTACGCGGTGGCCCTCAGCCTGATTGCTGGAGGTGCCCTCGGCAACGCCATCGACGGCCTGAGTGCCGGACGCGTGACGGACATGCTCCTGTCACCTGCGCTGTCCCGGGTGACGCGCGCGTTGGGGCAGGGTGACTTTCCGGTGTTCAACCTGGCGGACGTGTGGGTGGTCGGGGGGGTGCTTCTGTTGCTGTTCGTGACCGTCCAGCAGGACCGGCGCCGCGCACGGGTGCCCGTCACCTCGCCCAAGTAATCCCTTCGGACGGGCC
This sequence is a window from Deinococcus grandis. Protein-coding genes within it:
- the lspA gene encoding signal peptidase II gives rise to the protein MLQSGVPRLALLALITLCVVLDLALKIWARAELPGEVRPWLPGVLDLTLAYNTGAAWSLLSGAALPLALMRAAVGLGLVVFLLRRAQPTGYAVALSLIAGGALGNAIDGLSAGRVTDMLLSPALSRVTRALGQGDFPVFNLADVWVVGGVLLLLFVTVQQDRRRARVPVTSPK